The following proteins are co-located in the Acropora palmata chromosome 11, jaAcrPala1.3, whole genome shotgun sequence genome:
- the LOC141896490 gene encoding ciliary microtubule inner protein 2C-like, whose amino-acid sequence MFSLHETTNLCTYQNASHMPGYAGYCPQVKFRHYGATFGNATAKCFQDRRTAELNTSVMTKPGVSKDGRDRFPTMYSNSPDLLLSTIAIKRGRWCNAKNYSLFNEHKRGREVKEFDKVPIFTSPFLHYFLMKCSFCLVSQTSLANFKYFVFHDGKRRTCVDMGAKRLAQNHRDYYMDSSGKILREDKFVVPRKRPASSG is encoded by the exons ATGTTTTCACTGCATGAAACTACAAACTTGTGCACATACCAGAATGCCAGTCATATGCCCGG GTATGCCGGCTACTGTCCACAAGTTAAGTTCCGTCACTATGGTGCTACATTCGGTAACGCAACAGCCAAATGTTTTCAGGACAGAAGAACAGCTGAACTCAACACTAGCGTCATGACCAAGCCAGGAGTAAGCAAAGACGGAAGGGACAGATTTCCCACGATGTACTCAAATTCACCAGATCTTCTTCTCTCAACGATAGCGATAAAAAGAGGACGATGGTGTAATGCTAAGAACTATTCTCTGTTCAATGAACACAAAAGAGGGCGAGAAGTGAAAGAATTTGACAAGGTACCAATTTTTACTTCTCCTTTTCTCCATTATTTCTTGATGAAATGCAGTTTCTGTCTGGTTTCTCAAACAAGCCTAGCAAACTTTAAATA ctttgttttccatgacgGAAAGCGCCGCACATGTGTTGACATGGGGGCAAAaagg CTTGCACAGAATCACCGAGATTACTACATGGACTCAAGCGGCAAAATTCTAAGAGAGGATAAATTTGTTGTTCCACGAAAACGGCCCGCTAGCAGTGGGTGA